In a genomic window of Thermodesulfobacteriota bacterium:
- a CDS encoding ParA family protein encodes MITIALYSMKGGVGKTAATVNLAHLASSGGFRTLICDLDPQGASSWYFRIRAGKNFNSNKFIKGGRSIDENIKGTDYPGLDLLPSKLSFRNLDLALDDLKKSKTRLRKIFSEVSDEYDYLFLDCPPGISLVSENVLDAADVVLVPLVPTPLSVLTFEKLGSFLDKKEFDATKVYPFFSMAERRKSLHMEIMERLSSENGNVLASVIPYRSEVERMGVYREPLTAHMPGSFSAKAYAALWAEVKELAAGDARESHG; translated from the coding sequence ATGATTACGATCGCCCTCTACAGCATGAAAGGCGGGGTCGGCAAAACGGCGGCCACAGTCAACCTCGCGCACCTCGCCTCTTCAGGCGGCTTCCGCACCCTCATATGCGACCTCGACCCGCAGGGGGCGAGCTCGTGGTACTTCCGTATCCGCGCCGGTAAGAACTTCAACTCGAACAAGTTCATAAAGGGCGGGCGCAGCATCGACGAAAACATAAAGGGGACGGATTACCCCGGCCTCGACCTCCTTCCCTCGAAACTCTCTTTCAGGAACCTCGATCTCGCGCTCGACGACCTCAAGAAATCGAAGACCCGGCTGAGAAAAATATTCTCCGAGGTGTCGGACGAATACGACTACCTCTTCCTCGACTGCCCGCCGGGTATCTCGCTCGTCTCCGAGAACGTCCTCGACGCCGCCGACGTCGTCCTCGTCCCGCTCGTCCCGACGCCGCTCTCGGTGTTGACATTCGAAAAGCTGGGCTCGTTCCTAGACAAAAAAGAGTTCGACGCGACGAAGGTATATCCGTTCTTCTCGATGGCCGAGCGGCGAAAGTCCCTCCACATGGAGATTATGGAAAGGCTGTCTTCCGAAAACGGGAACGTGCTCGCGAGCGTCATTCCCTACAGGTCCGAGGTCGAAAGGATGGGCGTATACAGGGAGCCTCTCACGGCGCACATGCCGGGCTCATTCTCCGCGAAGGCGTACGCCGCGCTCTGGGCCGAGGTGAAAGAGCTCGCCGCCGGGGACGCAAGAGAATCCCATGGCTGA
- a CDS encoding CHAD domain-containing protein, whose product MHKTEYYSISDPARLDEIKTALEGAFAVSPGGASTVKETYYDTFDSALYKSGWFLTRQAKRFHLREKGREASSAGAVPRSGSAYPKWADFPEGRLRDVLREAGEIRAILPLVTITRHTRSWALLGAEEKTVARVRLVESVSGEENDAAPIRAAILEAEPVRGYGAEFEKLTGILSGLGLEPGEDDILSASLKAGGGTIGTYSSKVNVSLVPGMPSGKAVRKILKALLETMKKNEDGMLRDIDTEFLHDFRVSVRRSRSALTLTRDIYTEEERERWKDALRTLGRMTNRLRDLDIYLLGKEKYAAMVPPSLRPGLESLFTLIAGEREKALGEFKAFAGSDEYRRILISWGAFLDSPESSGTGGKAGKPVIKLARKHIGKRYKNALALGSAITGDSPDSDFHMLRIECKKLRYYFEFFESLFPGDEVKRAIKQLKSLQDNLGDFNDLHVQQGSIQGFLSLVPAGSPKEREIVEAAGGLISCLYSRQEERRAEFASRFEEFSGPETKDLFDKMLSGN is encoded by the coding sequence TTGCACAAAACGGAATATTATTCTATTTCTGACCCGGCGCGGCTGGACGAGATAAAAACCGCGCTGGAAGGGGCTTTCGCCGTCTCGCCCGGGGGGGCCTCGACGGTGAAGGAAACCTACTACGACACGTTCGACAGCGCGCTCTACAAAAGCGGCTGGTTCCTGACGAGGCAGGCCAAGCGCTTTCATCTCCGGGAGAAGGGACGCGAAGCGTCCTCGGCGGGGGCGGTGCCCCGATCCGGCTCCGCGTATCCGAAGTGGGCCGATTTCCCCGAGGGCCGCTTGAGAGACGTGCTCCGCGAGGCCGGAGAGATAAGGGCCATCCTCCCCCTGGTTACGATCACGAGGCACACACGGTCGTGGGCGCTCCTGGGCGCCGAGGAGAAAACGGTAGCCCGCGTAAGGCTCGTCGAATCCGTTTCCGGGGAAGAGAACGACGCGGCACCGATAAGGGCCGCCATACTCGAGGCCGAGCCCGTCCGGGGGTACGGGGCGGAGTTCGAAAAGCTGACCGGGATTCTGTCCGGCCTCGGGCTCGAGCCCGGCGAAGACGACATACTGTCCGCTTCCCTCAAGGCCGGGGGCGGGACGATCGGAACGTATTCGTCGAAGGTCAACGTATCTCTCGTCCCCGGCATGCCGTCGGGCAAGGCCGTCAGGAAAATATTGAAGGCGCTCCTCGAAACGATGAAAAAGAACGAGGACGGGATGCTCCGCGACATAGACACAGAATTTCTCCACGACTTCCGCGTGTCGGTCCGGCGCTCGCGCTCGGCGCTCACGCTCACGAGGGATATATACACCGAGGAGGAGAGGGAGCGCTGGAAGGACGCCCTCCGGACGCTCGGCAGGATGACCAACCGCCTCCGCGACCTCGACATATATCTTCTCGGAAAGGAGAAGTACGCCGCGATGGTTCCGCCGTCGTTAAGGCCCGGCCTCGAATCCCTCTTTACACTTATCGCCGGCGAGAGAGAAAAGGCGCTCGGGGAATTCAAGGCCTTCGCCGGATCGGACGAATACCGCCGGATACTCATTTCATGGGGGGCGTTCCTCGATTCGCCCGAATCGTCGGGCACCGGCGGTAAGGCCGGAAAGCCGGTCATAAAGCTCGCCCGGAAACACATCGGAAAACGGTACAAAAACGCCCTCGCCCTCGGGAGCGCCATAACCGGCGACTCCCCGGACTCCGACTTCCACATGCTCAGGATAGAGTGCAAGAAGCTCCGGTACTATTTCGAATTCTTCGAATCGCTCTTCCCCGGCGACGAGGTGAAGCGGGCCATAAAGCAGCTCAAATCCCTTCAGGACAATCTCGGGGATTTCAACGACCTCCACGTCCAGCAGGGGAGCATACAGGGCTTCCTTTCGCTCGTGCCGGCGGGCTCGCCGAAAGAAAGGGAAATAGTCGAAGCGGCGGGCGGGCTCATCTCGTGCCTCTACTCCCGTCAGGAAGAGCGCCGCGCGGAATTCGCGTCCCGCTTCGAGGAATTTTCGGGCCCGGAAACGAAGGACCTGTTTGATAAAATGCTCTCGGGTAATTAG
- a CDS encoding 4-hydroxyphenylacetate 3-hydroxylase N-terminal domain-containing protein: MIMTASDYRESLREYKPRVFINGSAVDSVPDEPLLAPGINAVGVTYDFADLPEYLPVMRARQGTSGEIVNRMVHIDESSTDLLNKLEAVRLVCKVSGCAMRYLTHDALNGIFQATRRTDDAHNTDYSQRFLEYLHGVQERDLTLAVAMTDAKGDRSMRPGRQANPDVYVHIKERRPGGIVIRGTKAIVTGAPYAHEFLVMPCRTHTKEDADFAVCCAVPVDAPGVTIVARPAGRPGEPAAKFSAKYGQSTGVVIFDDVFVPYERVFLAGEYEEGGFLTTSYATHHRHSCIGARAGFGDLLIGAGAVMVEANGLDADRHGHIREQMVDLITITESFFACGVAASVYCTEDPAGSVMPDAVFSNIGKLLLATKIYDMQRIAHYVSGGLIVALPGPDEDHNPETRASLTAVLGGRSDIPAERRMEAARLIEDLTVSGQSGWYSVISLHGGGSPEAMKREIWRNYPVVEKTELVRNLLDRGVLAGEKSASKQPGRCCAAGCRVPKPPELK; encoded by the coding sequence ATGATAATGACAGCATCCGATTATCGCGAATCCCTGCGCGAATACAAGCCGCGCGTGTTCATAAACGGAAGCGCCGTCGATAGCGTTCCCGACGAGCCGCTTCTGGCGCCGGGCATAAACGCCGTCGGCGTAACTTACGACTTCGCCGACCTGCCCGAGTATCTCCCCGTGATGAGGGCCCGCCAGGGCACGTCCGGCGAGATCGTAAACCGCATGGTTCACATCGACGAGAGCTCTACCGACCTCCTCAATAAGCTCGAGGCCGTCCGGCTCGTGTGCAAGGTCTCGGGCTGCGCCATGCGCTACCTTACGCACGACGCGCTGAACGGTATCTTCCAGGCGACACGGCGTACGGACGACGCCCACAATACGGATTACTCGCAGCGCTTTCTCGAATATCTTCACGGAGTACAGGAGCGCGACCTCACGCTCGCCGTCGCCATGACCGACGCCAAGGGCGACCGCTCCATGCGTCCCGGACGACAGGCGAACCCAGACGTATACGTCCACATAAAAGAGCGCCGTCCGGGCGGCATAGTGATCCGCGGCACCAAGGCAATAGTCACGGGCGCGCCCTACGCTCACGAATTCCTCGTGATGCCCTGCCGCACGCATACGAAAGAAGACGCGGACTTCGCCGTCTGCTGCGCCGTGCCCGTGGACGCGCCCGGCGTAACGATAGTTGCGAGGCCGGCGGGACGCCCGGGAGAGCCCGCGGCGAAATTTTCGGCGAAATACGGACAGTCGACCGGCGTCGTCATTTTCGACGACGTGTTCGTGCCCTACGAAAGGGTCTTTCTCGCAGGCGAATACGAGGAGGGCGGCTTCCTTACGACGTCCTACGCCACGCACCACCGCCATTCCTGCATCGGCGCGCGCGCCGGGTTCGGCGACCTCCTCATCGGGGCCGGCGCGGTTATGGTCGAGGCGAACGGGCTCGACGCGGACAGGCACGGACACATACGCGAGCAGATGGTGGACCTCATCACGATCACGGAAAGCTTCTTCGCCTGCGGCGTGGCTGCGTCCGTGTATTGCACCGAGGACCCCGCCGGCTCGGTGATGCCCGACGCCGTGTTCTCCAATATAGGGAAGCTCCTGCTGGCGACAAAAATTTACGACATGCAGAGGATTGCCCATTACGTTTCCGGCGGACTTATCGTAGCTCTGCCCGGCCCGGACGAAGACCACAACCCCGAGACGAGGGCGTCGTTGACGGCCGTGCTGGGCGGACGCTCCGATATCCCGGCCGAGCGGCGGATGGAAGCCGCACGCCTCATAGAGGACCTCACGGTCTCCGGGCAGAGCGGCTGGTACTCGGTCATATCGCTCCACGGCGGCGGCTCGCCCGAGGCGATGAAGCGCGAGATATGGCGCAACTACCCCGTGGTTGAAAAGACGGAGCTCGTCCGGAACCTCCTCGACAGGGGCGTCCTCGCCGGAGAGAAGAGCGCTTCGAAGCAGCCCGGACGATGCTGCGCGGCGGGGTGCCGGGTCCCGAAGCCGCCCGAGCTGAAGTAA
- a CDS encoding TetR family transcriptional regulator, whose translation MAVTKTRESLEKRRRRGRMEAVSEHKRGLILKAAREVFEKEGLEGASIRAIAARAGYTAAALYFYFDSKEAVYAELLRVSLSELGRAVNGAVSGARTPETRLRAAAMAFFQFYADNPRDLDLGFYLFRGGMKPVGLGRERDKALNAGLEAALHPIADAAEALGATRDEANLLMVDVFAHASGLLLLLHTGRIRMFGASAPGLMEDYIRYRTARVGK comes from the coding sequence ATGGCTGTTACAAAGACCAGGGAGAGCCTCGAAAAGCGAAGACGGAGGGGCCGGATGGAGGCCGTGAGCGAGCACAAGCGCGGGCTCATCCTGAAAGCCGCGAGAGAGGTGTTCGAGAAGGAAGGGCTCGAAGGGGCCAGCATAAGAGCCATCGCGGCGCGGGCCGGTTATACGGCCGCCGCACTCTATTTTTACTTCGATTCCAAAGAGGCGGTCTACGCCGAGCTCCTAAGGGTTTCGCTGTCCGAGCTCGGCAGAGCGGTTAACGGCGCAGTGTCCGGGGCCCGCACCCCCGAAACGCGCCTCAGGGCGGCGGCAATGGCGTTCTTCCAGTTTTACGCCGACAATCCGCGCGACCTCGACCTCGGGTTTTATCTTTTCAGGGGCGGTATGAAGCCGGTAGGGCTCGGGCGCGAACGTGACAAGGCCCTAAATGCCGGGCTCGAGGCGGCCCTCCATCCGATAGCGGACGCCGCCGAAGCCCTCGGCGCTACGCGTGACGAGGCGAACCTCTTGATGGTGGACGTGTTCGCACATGCCTCGGGGCTTTTGCTTCTACTCCACACCGGGCGCATACGCATGTTCGGCGCATCGGCGCCGGGGCTTATGGAAGATTATATTCGTTACAGGACCGCCAGGGTCGGGAAATGA
- a CDS encoding zinc-dependent alcohol dehydrogenase family protein, with protein MKAMLITELKPVGRNTRPLAAADLPVPVPEGDEILIRVSACGVCHTELDEIEGRTPPPDLPVIPGHQVVGTVVDAGEDAALHRAGDRVGAAWIYSSCGECAYCASGNDNLCPEFLATGRDRNGGYAEYMLARDAYVYPIPSVFSDAEAAPLLCAGAIGLRSLRLSNLSDGGALGLTGFGASGHLVLKTALHLYPQSHIYVFARSEAEREFAESLGAIWTGDTGDTPPVQLDAVIDTTPVWRPVVEALGNLAPGGRLVINAIRKEEADKDYLLKLDYARDLWMEKEIKSVANVSRRDAADFLEIAAGINLRPEIEEYPLEDANEALVQLKEGRIRGAKVLKL; from the coding sequence TTGAAAGCGATGTTGATAACCGAACTAAAGCCGGTCGGGCGGAATACACGTCCGCTGGCGGCGGCCGACCTCCCGGTTCCCGTTCCCGAGGGCGACGAAATACTTATACGAGTCTCGGCCTGCGGCGTCTGCCACACGGAGCTCGACGAGATAGAGGGCAGGACCCCGCCCCCGGACTTGCCGGTTATCCCGGGCCACCAGGTCGTGGGAACCGTGGTAGATGCCGGCGAGGACGCCGCGCTCCACCGGGCCGGGGACAGGGTAGGGGCGGCGTGGATATACTCCTCCTGCGGCGAGTGCGCGTACTGCGCCTCGGGCAACGACAACCTCTGCCCCGAGTTCCTCGCTACGGGGAGGGACCGTAACGGCGGCTACGCCGAATACATGCTCGCCCGCGACGCCTACGTCTACCCCATACCGTCCGTCTTCTCCGACGCCGAGGCCGCGCCCCTCCTCTGCGCGGGGGCGATAGGTCTAAGGTCGCTCAGACTTTCGAACCTCTCCGACGGCGGCGCGCTCGGCCTTACGGGTTTCGGCGCTTCGGGGCATCTCGTGTTAAAAACAGCTCTTCACCTCTACCCCCAGTCGCACATCTACGTCTTCGCCCGGAGCGAAGCCGAGCGCGAGTTCGCCGAAAGCCTCGGCGCGATATGGACGGGCGATACCGGGGACACCCCTCCCGTCCAGCTCGACGCCGTCATCGACACGACGCCCGTCTGGAGGCCTGTGGTCGAGGCGCTCGGGAATCTCGCCCCCGGCGGACGGCTCGTCATAAACGCGATACGCAAGGAAGAGGCCGACAAGGACTATCTACTCAAGCTCGACTACGCGCGGGATCTGTGGATGGAAAAGGAGATAAAGTCGGTCGCCAACGTCAGCCGCCGCGACGCCGCCGACTTCCTCGAAATCGCGGCCGGGATAAACCTCCGCCCCGAGATCGAGGAGTACCCTCTCGAAGACGCGAACGAGGCGCTCGTTCAGCTCAAGGAAGGGCGCATAAGGGGCGCGAAGGTCCTGAAATTGTAA
- a CDS encoding ABC transporter ATP-binding protein translates to MNVILEGRDLHKSIGESSILNGISLAVGKGDFTSIVGSSGSGKSSLMYVLGLLDSPTSGEVYVDGQKVDFTDSKSLSDIRNHKIGFVFQFHYLIAELTASENVMVPMLKHGIKRPEAKDRSYSLLAELGLEGKEGRKPYQLSGGEQQRVAIARALANDPEIVMADEPTGNLDSKNSALVMDVFLELNEKGRSILMITHEPELAERTKKVYEIKDGLIVGEEETAGGK, encoded by the coding sequence ATGAACGTGATACTAGAAGGCAGGGATCTCCATAAATCCATAGGCGAAAGCAGCATACTGAACGGCATATCGCTCGCCGTCGGGAAAGGCGACTTCACCTCTATAGTCGGCTCGTCCGGCTCGGGCAAGAGCTCGCTCATGTACGTCCTCGGGCTTCTCGATTCGCCGACATCGGGCGAAGTTTACGTGGACGGACAGAAGGTCGATTTCACCGACAGCAAGTCCCTCTCCGACATCAGGAACCACAAGATCGGGTTCGTGTTCCAGTTCCACTACCTCATCGCCGAGCTCACGGCCTCCGAGAACGTCATGGTCCCTATGCTGAAGCACGGGATAAAACGCCCCGAAGCGAAGGACAGGAGCTACTCGCTATTGGCCGAGCTCGGGCTCGAGGGGAAGGAAGGACGGAAGCCCTACCAGCTTTCAGGCGGCGAGCAGCAGAGGGTCGCCATCGCGAGGGCGCTCGCGAACGACCCCGAGATAGTCATGGCCGACGAGCCCACGGGCAACCTCGACTCCAAAAACTCGGCCCTGGTCATGGACGTATTCCTCGAGCTCAACGAAAAGGGAAGGTCTATACTTATGATAACCCACGAGCCCGAGCTCGCGGAACGGACGAAAAAGGTCTACGAGATAAAGGACGGCCTCATCGTAGGCGAGGAAGAAACGGCCGGGGGGAAATGA
- a CDS encoding ABC transporter permease, whose product MSPIVFIALKLLTERKRQALVSTLGVAIGVAAFISMSAVMNGFQLYFIRQAIDINAHITLRVQEEDDEGRILRAAYGDGVVADVLGSRPKELKDKIIGYNNFLKQYSADPRIVGIAPHLTGEGIINYGTKDKGVSMIGVDPELERSASVVDDYLQHKNLDKLVTDRNSVILGSELARDLGVKEIGKKVTIVSPAGGLYTLKVADFFDSGITSIDKTRVYFNMRTLQAILDKPNQVNELIVKLKDVDDAESIAREMSSDTGYYAESWQRAFRNFLQIFKMQNMITYMIVFAILIVSAFGIFNIMMMTVLEKKKDIAILKAIGYEDREITKIFVIQGILVGFIGALLGCLLGYLIQEWLASLRFDIVGIIRTKGFVLDRRPAFFVYGFIFAMLFSFLASFYPSWRASKLFPVDIFRSSV is encoded by the coding sequence TTGAGCCCCATAGTGTTCATAGCGCTCAAGCTGCTGACGGAAAGGAAGCGGCAGGCGCTCGTCTCCACGCTCGGTGTCGCGATAGGCGTCGCGGCCTTCATATCCATGAGCGCCGTCATGAACGGCTTTCAGCTCTACTTCATCCGCCAGGCGATAGACATAAACGCCCACATCACGCTCAGGGTCCAGGAAGAGGACGACGAGGGCAGGATACTCCGCGCGGCGTACGGCGACGGCGTGGTAGCCGACGTCCTGGGCTCGCGGCCCAAGGAGCTCAAGGACAAGATAATCGGCTACAACAATTTCCTTAAGCAATACTCGGCCGACCCGCGCATAGTGGGCATCGCGCCCCACCTCACCGGCGAGGGCATAATAAACTACGGCACCAAGGACAAGGGCGTGAGCATGATAGGCGTCGATCCCGAGCTCGAAAGGTCGGCCTCCGTCGTCGACGACTACCTCCAGCACAAGAACCTCGACAAGCTCGTCACCGACCGTAACAGCGTTATTCTCGGCAGCGAGCTCGCACGCGATCTCGGCGTCAAGGAGATCGGGAAGAAAGTCACGATAGTCTCCCCGGCGGGGGGCCTGTACACGCTCAAGGTGGCGGACTTTTTCGACTCCGGCATAACGAGCATCGACAAAACCAGGGTCTACTTCAACATGCGCACCCTCCAGGCGATACTCGACAAGCCCAACCAGGTGAACGAGCTCATCGTTAAATTGAAGGACGTCGACGACGCCGAGAGCATAGCCAGGGAGATGTCCTCGGACACGGGGTACTACGCCGAGAGCTGGCAGAGAGCCTTCCGGAATTTTCTCCAGATATTCAAGATGCAGAACATGATCACCTACATGATAGTCTTCGCTATACTCATCGTCTCGGCGTTCGGAATATTCAACATCATGATGATGACCGTCCTCGAAAAGAAAAAGGACATAGCGATACTAAAGGCCATAGGCTACGAAGACAGGGAGATTACGAAGATCTTCGTCATACAGGGCATACTCGTCGGCTTCATCGGCGCGCTTCTGGGCTGCCTCCTCGGCTATCTCATACAGGAGTGGCTCGCTTCCCTCAGGTTCGACATCGTGGGCATAATCAGGACGAAGGGCTTCGTCCTCGACAGGCGCCCCGCGTTTTTCGTCTACGGCTTTATCTTCGCGATGCTGTTCTCGTTCCTGGCGTCGTTCTACCCGTCGTGGCGGGCCTCGAAGCTCTTCCCCGTCGATATATTCAGGTCAAGCGTATGA
- a CDS encoding efflux RND transporter periplasmic adaptor subunit, whose product MNKKYLIIGGILLAGGLVYFLMFMGDDGTGVEKAEKRRYIKSVYASGYVDSIGKVQIKPEVSGYIQRIFVAEGDEVKKGDVVAIIRNDKLDEQLREVRAKKELVENRMKEDSPFLKALRDEIDIWKMNTEIEKGNFARRESLYRKGIISKEAYDQARQSVEVTEKTYTKSMEALKDQLASLGSELDSLTASEQAVVEEIEKHRIKAPVDGKVLRKFIEEGDYVNSVFKDDLLFSIGDTGKLETVLQVDEEFVPLLKPGQKVLVTTDAYPGEVFEGKLTVIESEADRVSRTVKVKADNDYPPGIPVGITVEGNIIVDDRDGVFVSEEAVDDGYVEVVRDGKKVKVPVEAGANTDGVVEIKKGVGANEEIITR is encoded by the coding sequence ATGAATAAAAAATATCTCATTATCGGGGGCATCCTCCTCGCGGGGGGCCTCGTCTATTTTCTCATGTTCATGGGGGACGACGGCACCGGCGTCGAAAAGGCCGAGAAGAGGCGCTACATAAAGTCCGTTTACGCCTCGGGATACGTAGACAGCATAGGCAAGGTGCAGATAAAGCCCGAGGTCTCGGGGTACATACAGCGGATATTCGTCGCCGAGGGGGACGAGGTAAAGAAGGGCGACGTCGTCGCCATCATACGGAACGACAAGCTCGACGAGCAGCTAAGGGAAGTCCGTGCGAAGAAGGAGCTCGTCGAGAACAGGATGAAGGAAGACTCGCCTTTCCTGAAGGCGCTCCGTGACGAGATAGACATCTGGAAGATGAACACCGAGATCGAAAAGGGCAACTTCGCCCGGAGGGAGTCGCTCTACCGGAAAGGCATCATATCGAAGGAGGCCTACGACCAGGCCCGCCAGAGCGTCGAAGTCACGGAAAAGACGTACACCAAGTCCATGGAAGCCCTGAAAGACCAGCTCGCCTCGCTCGGCTCCGAGCTCGATTCCCTGACCGCGTCCGAGCAGGCGGTCGTCGAGGAGATCGAAAAGCACAGGATAAAGGCGCCCGTGGACGGCAAGGTGCTGAGGAAGTTCATCGAAGAGGGCGACTACGTGAACAGCGTCTTCAAGGACGACCTCCTCTTTTCCATAGGCGACACGGGCAAGCTCGAAACCGTGCTCCAGGTAGACGAGGAATTCGTCCCGCTTCTTAAGCCCGGGCAGAAAGTGCTCGTCACGACCGACGCCTATCCCGGCGAGGTCTTCGAGGGGAAGCTCACCGTCATAGAAAGCGAGGCCGACAGGGTGTCGAGGACGGTCAAGGTCAAGGCCGATAACGACTATCCGCCGGGCATACCGGTCGGCATAACCGTCGAGGGCAACATCATCGTAGACGACAGAGATGGGGTTTTCGTCAGCGAAGAGGCCGTCGATGACGGCTACGTCGAGGTAGTAAGGGACGGAAAGAAGGTGAAGGTTCCCGTCGAGGCCGGGGCCAATACCGACGGCGTCGTCGAGATCAAAAAGGGCGTCGGGGCGAACGAGGAGATAATCACCCGTTGA